In the Lepus europaeus isolate LE1 chromosome 18, mLepTim1.pri, whole genome shotgun sequence genome, one interval contains:
- the ERAL1 gene encoding GTPase Era, mitochondrial isoform X1, producing MAASSWRGVELVRAVLGVRRPIPNAARGWMTPLPSLVSGRQRRGVSCAVGAAFCGRHLAPDSRHYGQVSALDHLLGFPQPDSSLTPFVPAVSMHRGEQDLLLVHPPDMPENPRVLRVVILGAPNAGKSTLSNQLLGRKVFPVSKKVHTTRCQALGVITEKETQVILLDTPGIISPVKQKRHQLEPSLLEDPWKSMESADLVVVLVDVSDKWTRNQLSPQIVQCLTQFAQVPSILVMNKVDCLKQKSILLELTAALTEGVVNGKKIQMKQAFRSKPGSHCPSPAAKDSNTQSAGSPRLTGWPHFQDIFMLSALSQEDVRTLKQYLLAKAQPGPWEFHSGVLTSQTPEEICANIIRAKLLEYLPQEVPYNVQQKTVVWEEGPSGELVILQKLLVPKESHVVSVARLRGGTKTVLGRGFLPTLHMEPCQQDCIPLFDLPAEDPDWSEGPGNLPDCTGGGP from the exons ATGGCTGCCTCCAGCTGGCGTGGGGTTGAGCTTGTTCGAGCCGTTTTAGGGGTCCGGCGGCCGATCCCCAACGCTGCGAGGGGGTGGATGACCCCTTTACCCTCACTAGTATCAGGCCGTCAACGGAGGGGCGTGTCCTGTGCCGTGGGTGCGGCTTTCTGTGGTCGCCACCTGGCCCCGGACTCTCGCCATTATGGCCAGGTCTCAGCTCTGGACCACTTACTCGGATTCCCTCAGCCTGACAGTTCGCTGACTCCTTTCGTACCCGCCGTGTCCATGCACAGAG gtgagcaggaTCTCCTCTTGGTCCATCCCCCTGACATGCCTGAGAATCCCCGGGTCCTACGAGTAGTCATCCTTGGAGCCCCAAACGCAGGGAAGTCAACACTCTCCAACCAGCTGCTGGGCCGAAAA GTGTTCCCTGTCTCCAAGAAGGTGCACACCACTCGATGTCAAGCTCTGGGGGtcattacagagaaggagacccAGGTG ATTCTACTTGACACACCTGGGATCATCAGTCCTGTAAAACAGAAGAG GCACCAACTGGAGCCCTCTTTGTTGGAAGATCCATGGAAGAGCATGGAATCTGCTGATCTTG TGGTAGTTCTTGTGGATGTGTCAGACAAGTGGACTCGGAATCAGCTCAGCCCCCAGATAGTCCAGTGCTTGACCCAGTTTGCCCAGGTCCCTAGCATCCTTGTCATGAACAAG GTAGATTGCCTGAAGCAGAAGTCAATTCTCCTGGAGCTCACAGCAGCCCTCACTGAAGGTGTAGTAAATGGCaagaagatccagatgaagcaaGCCTTTCGCTCAAAGCCCGGTTCCCATTGCCCTAGCCCAGCAGCTAAGGACTCAAACACGCAGTCTGCAGGAAGCCCTCGGCTGACtggctggccccacttccaggaCATCTTCATGTTGTCAGCCCTAAGCCAGGAGGATGTTAGAACACTTAAG CAGTACCTCCTGGCAAAGGCTCAGCCCGGGCCTTGGGAGTTCCACAGCGGAGTCCTCACTAGCCAGACACCTGAAGAGATCTGTGCCAACATCATCCGAGCGAAACTCCTGGAGTACCTGCCCCAAGAGGTGCCCTACAatgtgcagcag AAGACAGTGGTGTGGGAGGAAGGACCAAGTGGGGAACTGGTGATTCTACAGAAACTTCTGGTGCCTAAAGAGTCTCATGTGGTAAGTGTAGCCAGGCTCAGGGGAGGGACCAAGACTGTGTTAGGGAGGGGGTTCCTCCCCACTCTCCACATGGAACCCTGCCAACAAGACTGTATCCCTCTCTTTGACCTGCCTGCAGAGGATCCTGATTGGTCAGAAGGGCCAGGTAATCTCCCAGATTGCACAGGAGGTGGGCCGTGA
- the ERAL1 gene encoding GTPase Era, mitochondrial isoform X3: protein MAASSWRGVELVRAVLGVRRPIPNAARGWMTPLPSLVSGRQRRGVSCAVGAAFCGRHLAPDSRHYGQVSALDHLLGFPQPDSSLTPFVPAVSMHRGEQDLLLVHPPDMPENPRVLRVVILGAPNAGKSTLSNQLLGRKVFPVSKKVHTTRCQALGVITEKETQVILLDTPGIISPVKQKRHQLEPSLLEDPWKSMESADLVVVLVDVSDKWTRNQLSPQIVQCLTQFAQVPSILVMNKVDCLKQKSILLELTAALTEGVVNGKKIQMKQAFRSKPGSHCPSPAAKDSNTQSAGSPRLTGWPHFQDIFMLSALSQEDVRTLKQYLLAKAQPGPWEFHSGVLTSQTPEEICANIIRAKLLEYLPQEVPYNVQQKTVVWEEGPSGELVILQKLLVPKESHVRILIGQKGQVISQIAQEVGRDLMNIFLCDVQIRLSVKLLT from the exons ATGGCTGCCTCCAGCTGGCGTGGGGTTGAGCTTGTTCGAGCCGTTTTAGGGGTCCGGCGGCCGATCCCCAACGCTGCGAGGGGGTGGATGACCCCTTTACCCTCACTAGTATCAGGCCGTCAACGGAGGGGCGTGTCCTGTGCCGTGGGTGCGGCTTTCTGTGGTCGCCACCTGGCCCCGGACTCTCGCCATTATGGCCAGGTCTCAGCTCTGGACCACTTACTCGGATTCCCTCAGCCTGACAGTTCGCTGACTCCTTTCGTACCCGCCGTGTCCATGCACAGAG gtgagcaggaTCTCCTCTTGGTCCATCCCCCTGACATGCCTGAGAATCCCCGGGTCCTACGAGTAGTCATCCTTGGAGCCCCAAACGCAGGGAAGTCAACACTCTCCAACCAGCTGCTGGGCCGAAAA GTGTTCCCTGTCTCCAAGAAGGTGCACACCACTCGATGTCAAGCTCTGGGGGtcattacagagaaggagacccAGGTG ATTCTACTTGACACACCTGGGATCATCAGTCCTGTAAAACAGAAGAG GCACCAACTGGAGCCCTCTTTGTTGGAAGATCCATGGAAGAGCATGGAATCTGCTGATCTTG TGGTAGTTCTTGTGGATGTGTCAGACAAGTGGACTCGGAATCAGCTCAGCCCCCAGATAGTCCAGTGCTTGACCCAGTTTGCCCAGGTCCCTAGCATCCTTGTCATGAACAAG GTAGATTGCCTGAAGCAGAAGTCAATTCTCCTGGAGCTCACAGCAGCCCTCACTGAAGGTGTAGTAAATGGCaagaagatccagatgaagcaaGCCTTTCGCTCAAAGCCCGGTTCCCATTGCCCTAGCCCAGCAGCTAAGGACTCAAACACGCAGTCTGCAGGAAGCCCTCGGCTGACtggctggccccacttccaggaCATCTTCATGTTGTCAGCCCTAAGCCAGGAGGATGTTAGAACACTTAAG CAGTACCTCCTGGCAAAGGCTCAGCCCGGGCCTTGGGAGTTCCACAGCGGAGTCCTCACTAGCCAGACACCTGAAGAGATCTGTGCCAACATCATCCGAGCGAAACTCCTGGAGTACCTGCCCCAAGAGGTGCCCTACAatgtgcagcag AAGACAGTGGTGTGGGAGGAAGGACCAAGTGGGGAACTGGTGATTCTACAGAAACTTCTGGTGCCTAAAGAGTCTCATGTG AGGATCCTGATTGGTCAGAAGGGCCAGGTAATCTCCCAGATTGCACAGGAGGTGGGCCGTGACCTCATGAACATCTTTCTCTGTGACGTTCAGATACGCCTGTCTGTGAAACTCCTCACATGA
- the ERAL1 gene encoding GTPase Era, mitochondrial isoform X4 encodes MAASSWRGVELVRAVLGVRRPIPNAARGWMTPLPSLVSGRQRRGVSCAVGAAFCGRHLAPDSRHYGQVSALDHLLGFPQPDSSLTPFVPAVSMHRGEQDLLLVHPPDMPENPRVLRVVILGAPNAGKSTLSNQLLGRKVFPVSKKVHTTRCQALGVITEKETQVILLDTPGIISPVKQKRHQLEPSLLEDPWKSMESADLVVVLVDVSDKWTRNQLSPQIVQCLTQFAQVPSILVMNKVDCLKQKSILLELTAALTEGVVNGKKIQMKQAFRSKPGSHCPSPAAKDSNTQSAGSPRLTGWPHFQDIFMLSALSQEDVRTLKQYLLAKAQPGPWEFHSGVLTSQTPEEICANIIRAKLLEYLPQEVPYNVQQRILIGQKGQVISQIAQEVGRDLMNIFLCDVQIRLSVKLLT; translated from the exons ATGGCTGCCTCCAGCTGGCGTGGGGTTGAGCTTGTTCGAGCCGTTTTAGGGGTCCGGCGGCCGATCCCCAACGCTGCGAGGGGGTGGATGACCCCTTTACCCTCACTAGTATCAGGCCGTCAACGGAGGGGCGTGTCCTGTGCCGTGGGTGCGGCTTTCTGTGGTCGCCACCTGGCCCCGGACTCTCGCCATTATGGCCAGGTCTCAGCTCTGGACCACTTACTCGGATTCCCTCAGCCTGACAGTTCGCTGACTCCTTTCGTACCCGCCGTGTCCATGCACAGAG gtgagcaggaTCTCCTCTTGGTCCATCCCCCTGACATGCCTGAGAATCCCCGGGTCCTACGAGTAGTCATCCTTGGAGCCCCAAACGCAGGGAAGTCAACACTCTCCAACCAGCTGCTGGGCCGAAAA GTGTTCCCTGTCTCCAAGAAGGTGCACACCACTCGATGTCAAGCTCTGGGGGtcattacagagaaggagacccAGGTG ATTCTACTTGACACACCTGGGATCATCAGTCCTGTAAAACAGAAGAG GCACCAACTGGAGCCCTCTTTGTTGGAAGATCCATGGAAGAGCATGGAATCTGCTGATCTTG TGGTAGTTCTTGTGGATGTGTCAGACAAGTGGACTCGGAATCAGCTCAGCCCCCAGATAGTCCAGTGCTTGACCCAGTTTGCCCAGGTCCCTAGCATCCTTGTCATGAACAAG GTAGATTGCCTGAAGCAGAAGTCAATTCTCCTGGAGCTCACAGCAGCCCTCACTGAAGGTGTAGTAAATGGCaagaagatccagatgaagcaaGCCTTTCGCTCAAAGCCCGGTTCCCATTGCCCTAGCCCAGCAGCTAAGGACTCAAACACGCAGTCTGCAGGAAGCCCTCGGCTGACtggctggccccacttccaggaCATCTTCATGTTGTCAGCCCTAAGCCAGGAGGATGTTAGAACACTTAAG CAGTACCTCCTGGCAAAGGCTCAGCCCGGGCCTTGGGAGTTCCACAGCGGAGTCCTCACTAGCCAGACACCTGAAGAGATCTGTGCCAACATCATCCGAGCGAAACTCCTGGAGTACCTGCCCCAAGAGGTGCCCTACAatgtgcagcag AGGATCCTGATTGGTCAGAAGGGCCAGGTAATCTCCCAGATTGCACAGGAGGTGGGCCGTGACCTCATGAACATCTTTCTCTGTGACGTTCAGATACGCCTGTCTGTGAAACTCCTCACATGA
- the ERAL1 gene encoding GTPase Era, mitochondrial isoform X2, protein MAASSWRGVELVRAVLGVRRPIPNAARGWMTPLPSLVSGRQRRGVSCAVGAAFCGRHLAPDSRHYGQVSALDHLLGFPQPDSSLTPFVPAVSMHRGEQDLLLVHPPDMPENPRVLRVVILGAPNAGKSTLSNQLLGRKVFPVSKKVHTTRCQALGVITEKETQVILLDTPGIISPVKQKRHQLEPSLLEDPWKSMESADLVVVLVDVSDKWTRNQLSPQIVQCLTQFAQVPSILVMNKVDCLKQKSILLELTAALTEGVVNGKKIQMKQAFRSKPGSHCPSPAAKDSNTQSAGSPRLTGWPHFQDIFMLSALSQEDVRTLKYLLAKAQPGPWEFHSGVLTSQTPEEICANIIRAKLLEYLPQEVPYNVQQKTVVWEEGPSGELVILQKLLVPKESHVVSVARLRGGTKTVLGRGFLPTLHMEPCQQDCIPLFDLPAEDPDWSEGPGNLPDCTGGGP, encoded by the exons ATGGCTGCCTCCAGCTGGCGTGGGGTTGAGCTTGTTCGAGCCGTTTTAGGGGTCCGGCGGCCGATCCCCAACGCTGCGAGGGGGTGGATGACCCCTTTACCCTCACTAGTATCAGGCCGTCAACGGAGGGGCGTGTCCTGTGCCGTGGGTGCGGCTTTCTGTGGTCGCCACCTGGCCCCGGACTCTCGCCATTATGGCCAGGTCTCAGCTCTGGACCACTTACTCGGATTCCCTCAGCCTGACAGTTCGCTGACTCCTTTCGTACCCGCCGTGTCCATGCACAGAG gtgagcaggaTCTCCTCTTGGTCCATCCCCCTGACATGCCTGAGAATCCCCGGGTCCTACGAGTAGTCATCCTTGGAGCCCCAAACGCAGGGAAGTCAACACTCTCCAACCAGCTGCTGGGCCGAAAA GTGTTCCCTGTCTCCAAGAAGGTGCACACCACTCGATGTCAAGCTCTGGGGGtcattacagagaaggagacccAGGTG ATTCTACTTGACACACCTGGGATCATCAGTCCTGTAAAACAGAAGAG GCACCAACTGGAGCCCTCTTTGTTGGAAGATCCATGGAAGAGCATGGAATCTGCTGATCTTG TGGTAGTTCTTGTGGATGTGTCAGACAAGTGGACTCGGAATCAGCTCAGCCCCCAGATAGTCCAGTGCTTGACCCAGTTTGCCCAGGTCCCTAGCATCCTTGTCATGAACAAG GTAGATTGCCTGAAGCAGAAGTCAATTCTCCTGGAGCTCACAGCAGCCCTCACTGAAGGTGTAGTAAATGGCaagaagatccagatgaagcaaGCCTTTCGCTCAAAGCCCGGTTCCCATTGCCCTAGCCCAGCAGCTAAGGACTCAAACACGCAGTCTGCAGGAAGCCCTCGGCTGACtggctggccccacttccaggaCATCTTCATGTTGTCAGCCCTAAGCCAGGAGGATGTTAGAACACTTAAG TACCTCCTGGCAAAGGCTCAGCCCGGGCCTTGGGAGTTCCACAGCGGAGTCCTCACTAGCCAGACACCTGAAGAGATCTGTGCCAACATCATCCGAGCGAAACTCCTGGAGTACCTGCCCCAAGAGGTGCCCTACAatgtgcagcag AAGACAGTGGTGTGGGAGGAAGGACCAAGTGGGGAACTGGTGATTCTACAGAAACTTCTGGTGCCTAAAGAGTCTCATGTGGTAAGTGTAGCCAGGCTCAGGGGAGGGACCAAGACTGTGTTAGGGAGGGGGTTCCTCCCCACTCTCCACATGGAACCCTGCCAACAAGACTGTATCCCTCTCTTTGACCTGCCTGCAGAGGATCCTGATTGGTCAGAAGGGCCAGGTAATCTCCCAGATTGCACAGGAGGTGGGCCGTGA